One window from the genome of Crassostrea angulata isolate pt1a10 chromosome 2, ASM2561291v2, whole genome shotgun sequence encodes:
- the LOC128173898 gene encoding piggyBac transposable element-derived protein 4-like: MSRSSFRRLTEYLHLNNNTTQGSVGSPDLDQNIEVNGIYACSTINTNRKGFPHELKNPTFSGRGDTEQLQHDNLVATAWKDAEPVHIVSTTSDPLGDGPTHRRVPWGEVILIQRSPAVVAYQENYYGVDRAMQYRSKCPVGRQSRRCWKFFMNFILWKMTPGVMKPRTHYSLCDLHVDVAMSLIEDFSNRKQPRHLGKQLITAAGLSEHHSMKLKRPRGRCKWCAKEGKMKGVVYGCDKCMLHLCQGACFQAYHVHNQLPVL; encoded by the exons ATGAGTAGGAGCAGTTTCCGGAGATTGACCGAGTATCTACACTTGAATAACAATACAACTCAAGGCTCTGTGGGATCTCCTGA CCTGGATCAAAATATTGAAGTAAATGGTATTTATGCTTGTAGTACCATCAATACCAATCGCAAAGGATTCCCTCATGAGCTGAAGAACCCAACTTTTAGTGGCCGTGGTGATACCGAGCAACTGCAACATGACAATTTGGTTGCAACAGCATGGAAAGATGCCGAACCA GTTCATATTGTTTCAACCACATCAGATCCACTTGGAGATGGTCCAACACATCGTCGAGTACCTTGGGGTGAGGTCATACTAATACAGCGGTCACCAGCTGTTGTTGCCTACCAGGAGAACTACTATGGTGTTGATCGTGCCATGCAGTATCGCTCCAAGTGTCCCGTTGGTCGACAGTCAAGAAGGTGCTGGAAGTTCTTTATGAATTTTATCCTTTGGAAGATGACCCCTGGTGTGATGAAACCAAGGACACATTATTCTTTATGTGATCTTCATGTTGATGTTGCCATGAGTCTTATTGAAGATTTTTCTAACAGGAAGCAGCCTAGGCATTTAGGAAAACAACTGATCACAGCAGCAGGTTTGAGCGAGCATCACAGCATGAAGTTAAAACGACCTCGTGGACGGTGTAAATGGTGTGCAAAAGAGGGGAAGATGAAGGGTGTCGTTTATGGATGTGACAAGTGTATGTTACATCTTTGTCAGGGTGCTTGTTTCCAAGCATATCATGTGCATAATCAGCTTCCAGTTTTGTAA